From the Streptomyces nigrescens genome, one window contains:
- a CDS encoding aldo/keto reductase, translating to MPASPRPPVRALRELHVSAQGLGCLPTTAFYGRPDPARAVATIRAALDAGVTLLDTADVQGLGAGEELLGRAVAGRRDEVVIASKFGMVRSADGAFQGLCGEPSYVRTACERSLRRLGVDHLDLYYQHWTDPAVPVEETAGAVAELVSAGKVRHFGLSEPSVATLRRADAVHPVTAVQSEWSLWSRDIEAEVVPACRALGIGIVAYAPLGRGFLTGGIRTTDDLAAEDFRRGQPRFSADGLAHNRALLDRLRPLAAERGLTLAQLALAWLHHHGPDVVPIPGTSDPAHLTENLAAAAVRLDEDDLAAVAEALAVPVLGERYAPALLAMTGN from the coding sequence ATGCCCGCGTCCCCGCGTCCGCCCGTCCGCGCACTGCGTGAACTGCACGTCAGCGCCCAGGGATTGGGCTGCCTGCCGACCACGGCCTTCTACGGCCGCCCGGACCCGGCCCGGGCGGTCGCCACCATCCGCGCCGCCCTGGACGCCGGGGTCACCCTGCTGGACACCGCCGACGTCCAGGGCCTGGGCGCGGGCGAGGAACTGCTCGGCCGGGCCGTCGCGGGACGCCGGGACGAGGTCGTGATCGCCAGCAAGTTCGGCATGGTGCGCTCCGCCGACGGCGCGTTCCAGGGGCTGTGCGGTGAGCCGTCCTACGTGCGCACGGCCTGCGAGCGCTCCCTGCGCCGCCTCGGCGTGGACCACCTCGACCTCTACTACCAGCACTGGACCGACCCGGCGGTCCCGGTGGAGGAGACCGCGGGCGCGGTGGCCGAGCTGGTCAGCGCGGGCAAGGTCCGCCACTTCGGGCTCTCCGAGCCCTCCGTGGCCACGCTGCGCCGGGCCGACGCGGTGCACCCGGTGACCGCGGTGCAGAGCGAGTGGAGCCTGTGGTCGCGGGACATCGAGGCCGAGGTGGTGCCGGCCTGCCGCGCGCTGGGCATCGGCATCGTCGCGTACGCCCCGCTGGGCCGCGGCTTCCTCACCGGAGGCATCCGCACCACCGACGACCTGGCCGCCGAGGACTTCCGCCGCGGCCAGCCGAGGTTCAGCGCCGACGGCCTGGCGCACAACCGGGCGCTGCTGGACCGGCTGCGCCCCCTCGCCGCGGAACGCGGCCTGACCCTGGCCCAGCTCGCCCTGGCCTGGCTCCACCACCACGGCCCCGACGTCGTCCCCATCCCCGGCACCAGCGACCCGGCCCATCTGACCGAGAACCTCGCCGCGGCCGCGGTCCGGCTGGACGAGGACGACCTGGCGGCGGTGGCGGAGGCGCTCGCCGTCCCGGTGCTGGGGGAGCGCTATGCGCCCGCGCTGCTCGCCATGACCGGCAACTGA
- a CDS encoding nuclear transport factor 2 family protein has translation MTVAPAGMTDEQRKAVITAYLHAFDNGGVGSDGTAVLDFFAEDATFFFPKWGLARGKATIARMFTDLGGTIQAATHHLWSVNWITTGTDLLAVEGTTHGEHRDGPWRAGVPEWGAGRWCGVFEVRDSLIQRAFIYLDPDYAGKDTARYPWL, from the coding sequence ATGACCGTGGCACCGGCCGGCATGACGGACGAGCAGCGCAAGGCCGTCATCACCGCATATCTCCACGCCTTCGACAACGGCGGGGTCGGCAGCGACGGGACCGCCGTGCTCGACTTCTTCGCCGAGGACGCCACCTTCTTCTTCCCGAAATGGGGGCTGGCCCGCGGAAAGGCCACCATCGCCCGGATGTTCACCGACCTCGGAGGCACCATTCAGGCGGCCACGCACCACCTGTGGTCCGTCAACTGGATCACCACCGGGACGGACCTGCTCGCGGTCGAGGGCACCACGCACGGCGAGCACCGCGACGGGCCCTGGCGGGCGGGAGTGCCCGAGTGGGGCGCCGGACGCTGGTGCGGAGTCTTCGAGGTGCGCGACTCCCTCATCCAGCGCGCCTTCATCTACCTGGACCCCGACTACGCGGGCAAGGACACCGCCCGCTACCCGTGGCTGTGA
- a CDS encoding serine hydroxymethyltransferase, giving the protein MDVLAALQRRPSLNLFPIENRLSPRAAAALASDAVNRYPYSETPVAVYGDVTGLKDVYDYCVDLTKEFYGARHAFVPFLSGLHTMHTVLTAVAPPGGRVMVLAPDDGGHYATVTICEGFGYEVDYLPFDRQRLEIDHAALAARTAERPVDVIYLDASTALRFPDARALRAAAPGAILCLDASHLLGLLPAAPQTLVLDGGFDSISGSTHKTLPGPQKGLLVTNSDSLAEKMAARIPFTASSSHSATVGSLAITLEELMPHRVEYAQQIIANARRLAGELAGLGFDVAGEEFGHTDTHQVWVHPPEGNTPHEWGRLLTRTDIRTTTVVLPSSRSSGLRLGTQELTRWGMKENDMARVADLLARLLLHHEDSGKVAADVADLARAFPGVAYAGASAAVTAG; this is encoded by the coding sequence ATGGACGTCCTGGCCGCCTTGCAGCGCAGGCCCAGCCTCAACCTCTTCCCGATCGAGAACCGGCTCTCGCCACGGGCCGCCGCCGCCCTCGCCAGCGACGCGGTCAACCGCTATCCGTACTCGGAGACGCCGGTGGCGGTCTACGGCGACGTCACCGGCCTCAAGGACGTCTACGACTACTGCGTGGACCTCACCAAGGAGTTCTACGGCGCCCGGCACGCCTTCGTACCGTTCCTCTCCGGGCTGCACACCATGCACACCGTGCTCACCGCGGTGGCCCCGCCCGGCGGCCGGGTGATGGTGCTGGCCCCCGACGACGGCGGCCACTACGCCACCGTCACCATCTGCGAGGGCTTCGGCTACGAGGTGGACTACCTCCCCTTCGACCGGCAGCGCCTGGAGATCGACCATGCCGCGCTGGCGGCGCGGACGGCGGAGCGCCCGGTCGACGTCATCTACCTGGACGCCTCCACGGCGCTGCGCTTCCCCGATGCCCGGGCGCTGCGGGCCGCCGCTCCCGGGGCGATCCTCTGCCTGGACGCCTCGCACCTGCTCGGCCTGCTGCCCGCGGCCCCCCAGACCCTGGTCCTCGACGGCGGCTTCGACAGCATCTCCGGCAGTACGCACAAGACGCTGCCCGGCCCGCAGAAGGGACTGCTGGTCACCAACAGCGACTCCCTCGCGGAGAAGATGGCCGCACGGATCCCCTTCACGGCGTCCAGCTCCCACTCGGCGACGGTCGGCAGCCTGGCGATCACCCTGGAGGAGCTGATGCCGCACCGGGTGGAGTACGCACAGCAGATCATCGCCAACGCCCGCCGGCTGGCCGGTGAGCTGGCCGGGCTCGGCTTCGACGTGGCCGGCGAGGAGTTCGGCCACACCGACACCCACCAGGTCTGGGTGCACCCGCCCGAGGGCAACACCCCGCACGAGTGGGGCCGGCTGCTCACCCGCACCGACATCCGCACCACGACGGTGGTGCTGCCCAGCAGCCGGAGTTCCGGTCTGCGCCTCGGCACCCAGGAACTGACCCGCTGGGGCATGAAGGAGAACGACATGGCGCGGGTGGCTGATCTGCTGGCCCGGCTGCTGCTGCACCACGAGGACTCCGGCAAGGTCGCCGCGGACGTCGCCGACCTGGCCCGGGCCTTCCCCGGCGTGGCGTACGCCGGGGCTTCCGCCGCGGTGACGGCCGGCTGA
- a CDS encoding flavin reductase family protein — MSLSAADSSLQRGTPQSGQASVTAGLLRRVAGHYPTGVVLVTGPRPAPGQPPPAMVVGTFTSVSLHPALVGFLPAKSSTTWPRIRAAGRFCVNVLGADQQQVCRRFAAADPHRWEVPHRETATGSPLLLDALAWFDCEVAGEAEAGDHWFVTGTVRDLGTGRPGPPLVFLRGGYGHCAEDTDAARSGRPAGPD, encoded by the coding sequence ATGTCCCTTTCCGCGGCGGACAGTTCGCTGCAGCGCGGTACCCCGCAGAGCGGCCAGGCGTCCGTGACGGCCGGGCTGCTGCGCCGGGTGGCCGGCCACTACCCCACGGGGGTGGTCCTCGTCACCGGGCCGCGACCGGCACCCGGGCAGCCGCCACCCGCCATGGTGGTGGGCACCTTCACCTCGGTGTCGCTGCACCCGGCGCTGGTGGGCTTCCTTCCCGCGAAGTCCTCGACCACCTGGCCGCGGATCCGGGCGGCGGGCCGCTTCTGCGTCAATGTGCTCGGTGCGGACCAGCAGCAGGTCTGCCGCCGCTTCGCCGCCGCCGACCCCCACCGCTGGGAGGTGCCCCACCGGGAAACCGCCACCGGTTCCCCGCTCCTGCTCGACGCGCTCGCCTGGTTCGACTGCGAGGTGGCGGGCGAGGCGGAGGCGGGCGACCACTGGTTCGTCACCGGGACGGTCCGTGACCTCGGGACCGGGCGGCCCGGTCCGCCCCTGGTCTTTCTGCGCGGCGGCTACGGCCACTGCGCCGAGGACACCGACGCCGCCCGGTCCGGACGGCCCGCCGGCCCGGACTGA